The following proteins are encoded in a genomic region of Acidobacteriota bacterium:
- a CDS encoding VWA domain-containing protein: MRSMYRFIYISAFVIAVVFTAGVSAQTPTPTPAVIDDTGASKTFEVRLPVTVTQKKQLISGLQRGDFQVFEDGVQQEVTYFSDGKTNPPVYVGVLMDTSPSTAGKFGFSKEAAANFLHSVITLRKDKAAFMTFDHDVLLRQDFTDKLDRLQKAVDSVKKSGSQTALYDAVWTFADEKLRNVPGRRVIVIITDGDDTFSRANLIDAIDIAQRTETTIFAISTKAGFLGTVPGVEAGTVNDKGDKELIRLCEETGGEAFFTGDMLALEKSFTKISQELKSQYIITYRPANQNYDGRVRKIEVRFADNKGKDYKIRTKSSYRAIKDNLK, from the coding sequence ATGAGATCAATGTACCGATTTATCTATATTTCCGCATTTGTTATAGCCGTTGTATTCACAGCAGGTGTTTCTGCGCAGACACCCACTCCGACTCCGGCCGTTATAGACGACACCGGAGCGTCAAAGACATTCGAGGTCCGCCTGCCGGTCACCGTTACGCAGAAAAAACAGCTGATCAGCGGATTGCAGCGAGGCGATTTTCAGGTATTCGAGGACGGAGTTCAGCAAGAAGTGACGTACTTCTCGGACGGGAAGACCAATCCGCCGGTCTATGTCGGCGTATTGATGGACACATCGCCCTCGACGGCCGGCAAATTCGGCTTTTCGAAAGAAGCGGCGGCGAACTTTCTCCATTCGGTGATCACGCTCCGCAAGGACAAAGCGGCGTTCATGACGTTTGACCACGACGTATTGCTGCGGCAGGATTTCACCGACAAACTCGACCGGCTGCAAAAGGCCGTCGATTCGGTCAAAAAATCCGGTTCGCAGACGGCACTGTATGATGCGGTTTGGACGTTTGCGGACGAAAAACTGAGAAATGTTCCGGGCCGACGCGTGATCGTGATCATAACGGACGGTGACGATACATTCAGCCGGGCGAATCTGATCGACGCGATCGATATTGCTCAGCGAACCGAAACGACGATCTTTGCCATCTCAACCAAGGCCGGATTTTTGGGAACCGTCCCCGGCGTCGAGGCAGGAACGGTCAATGATAAGGGCGATAAGGAACTGATCCGATTGTGCGAAGAAACGGGCGGAGAGGCGTTCTTCACCGGCGACATGCTCGCTCTCGAAAAGTCGTTCACCAAGATCTCGCAGGAGCTTAAGTCTCAATATATCATCACTTACCGGCCGGCAAATCAGAATTACGACGGCCGCGTTCGCAAGATCGAAGTCAGATTTGCCGACAACAAAGGTAAGGACTACAAGATCCGCACCAAGTCGAGCTATCGGGCGATCAAAGATAACCTGAAATAG